A stretch of the bacterium SCSIO 12827 genome encodes the following:
- a CDS encoding head-tail connector protein, with protein sequence MELTPEAVMARYRRARDRRATWEPLWQECFDFALPQRETALGRTQGASRKTDRLFDGTAPDAVDQLAASLLAQLTPPWARWFGLMPGTKVEDTQRAGLSQELETAAQTLQSHFDRSNFAVEMHQCYLDLVTAGTASLMFEAAPPGEPSAFRFTAVPLSQVAFEEDASGRLDTTFRTSRLTRAQIVERFPKAKLPDALKARKPGNGEEPSADILEALTPTKGSFEYMALIDPGEGTTGDQAVTVLKTGRFERSPFINFRWLKAPGEIYGRSPVMKTLPDIKTANKVVELVLKNASIAVTGIWQADDDGVLNPANIRLTPGTIIPKAVGSAGLKPLEAPGRFDLSQVVLQDLRAGIRRALLADRLGQIEGPRMTATEVLERVAEISRLLGATYGRLQSELLTPLVTRGLSILIRRGEVPALRIDGQTIDLEYKSPLARHQAQQDVQATLAFLDGLARLGPQALAIIDVPQAAQVLAAAFGVPSKILRDLDRRIEPATPLPADDIPPGATGDGGGGLAALASALGVTLPSSPTTGSA encoded by the coding sequence ATGGAACTCACGCCCGAAGCGGTGATGGCCCGGTATCGACGGGCTCGGGACCGGCGCGCAACCTGGGAGCCTCTGTGGCAGGAATGTTTCGACTTCGCCTTGCCACAGCGGGAAACAGCCTTGGGCCGCACCCAGGGGGCCAGCCGCAAGACCGACCGCCTGTTCGACGGCACGGCACCCGACGCCGTCGATCAATTGGCGGCCAGCCTGTTGGCGCAGCTTACGCCACCCTGGGCGCGGTGGTTCGGCCTGATGCCGGGCACAAAAGTCGAGGACACCCAGCGCGCCGGCCTGTCCCAGGAATTGGAAACGGCGGCACAGACCCTCCAATCCCATTTCGACCGCTCCAACTTCGCGGTTGAAATGCACCAGTGCTATCTGGATCTGGTCACGGCAGGCACGGCGAGCCTAATGTTCGAAGCCGCACCACCGGGCGAGCCCTCGGCCTTCCGCTTTACCGCCGTTCCACTAAGCCAGGTCGCGTTCGAGGAAGACGCCTCCGGCCGCCTGGACACGACATTCCGCACCAGCCGCCTGACCCGCGCGCAGATCGTCGAACGATTCCCAAAGGCCAAGCTGCCCGACGCCTTGAAGGCCCGCAAGCCAGGTAACGGGGAGGAGCCGTCGGCGGATATTCTCGAAGCCCTGACCCCGACCAAGGGTAGCTTCGAGTACATGGCGTTGATCGATCCCGGCGAGGGAACGACGGGCGATCAGGCAGTGACGGTGTTGAAGACCGGTCGGTTCGAACGCTCACCCTTCATCAATTTCCGCTGGCTCAAGGCGCCCGGCGAAATCTACGGGCGCTCGCCGGTGATGAAGACGTTGCCCGACATCAAGACCGCTAACAAGGTGGTCGAACTGGTCCTGAAGAATGCATCCATCGCCGTCACCGGCATCTGGCAGGCGGACGACGACGGCGTGTTGAACCCGGCCAACATTCGTCTGACGCCGGGCACCATCATTCCCAAGGCTGTGGGCTCGGCAGGCCTGAAGCCCTTGGAGGCACCGGGCCGGTTCGACCTGTCCCAGGTCGTGCTGCAGGATTTGCGGGCGGGCATCCGTCGCGCCCTACTGGCCGACCGCCTTGGGCAGATCGAGGGACCGCGCATGACCGCGACGGAAGTTCTGGAGCGCGTCGCCGAAATTTCCCGCCTTCTGGGCGCGACGTATGGACGGCTTCAATCGGAACTTTTGACGCCATTGGTGACGCGGGGGCTGTCGATCCTGATCCGCCGGGGCGAAGTGCCGGCCCTTCGCATCGACGGCCAGACCATCGATCTGGAATACAAATCGCCCCTCGCCCGTCATCAGGCGCAGCAGGACGTTCAAGCGACCTTGGCGTTCCTTGACGGTCTGGCACGTCTGGGGCCGCAGGCACTGGCTATCATCGATGTCCCGCAGGCGGCGCAGGTCCTTGCCGCGGCTTTCGGCGTACCGTCTAAAATACTGAGAGACCTCGACAGAAGGATTGAACCGGCAACCCCACTCCCGGCCGACGATATACCGCCGGGGGCAACCGGTGACGGAGGCGGCGGACTTGCCGCGCTTGCGTCAGCCTTGGGCGTGACACTGCCGTCTTCCCCGACAACGGGGAGCGCATGA